A window from Borrelia sp. P9F1 encodes these proteins:
- the greA gene encoding transcription elongation factor GreA, translated as MSNITIERLDDVLQEDKWTRIVVNNYSLAKIKELDELVEDIISESLTEEALDICGKHLKDVKKSIAGLYVSGMLIYSRRPLNDMSLLTVVDLFSQNLKWTLVEHICNKMLLISENKHALYTLAKIYAQNNENNDKLPDIWMRIVEADADDTTFVRQLASHYENIDLQKSIYFFRKAIYRFIEKKQMSGVREIWAKLTRYVSDDFDSFLLILAKVEKELGFKKVVVLYEDLYEHYSASGNVDETIEILKGILKLDNKNQKARENLVIFLREKYKEVKNIEEYLEKSDIENLDKNFVDVYSDFEKYLFFARGNFVYHQTWSVGIVKDVNDQGIVVDFLSKRGHFISFDMAMSALAPLEKEDIRVLKATRPKEELIENIKRDVEWALRIIIKSYKSIDLKGIKKELVPSLMTQNVWNAWSIKAKQILKDNPHFVMASGKIDHYVYNERASNFNEKVYDKFKVEKDFYKRYEIFMNYCNVSGVVRNSHVAEEMLNYFLIYVNNFTKVDHYVISSYVILKSLKNSESELASKINMEKDINLEVLLREYSRDVVDLFDSILNAEIKRELTSLVKEELSNWVVYYKKLFPHVVNKKLIDALYREDVGETEQLFNYIVKNYKVYKDAYIWLLKHHSSYSLNLEYADSELLVNLIKILADSVIKINNKSNSVANKRTYKMVINLLIKDRYLNTVLSEIMDEELAKRLYMTCFYIKDFPPKDLLAIKTAIRAVFDDIEFEDEKIQVSGDKTEVGFLTILSSLNRKQKELQHLKDVEIPENSKEIGKARELGDLKENAEYHSAKERQQFLTKKLNSLMLEIEVAKVIDIKELQSNVVGFGTRVTILNKDTGQEESYLIFGPWESKPDEGIISYKSPFGENLLDAKEGDDLDFVINDVRFRYCVKKIEAARIN; from the coding sequence ATGTCTAATATTACTATAGAAAGATTAGATGATGTTTTGCAAGAGGATAAGTGGACAAGAATAGTTGTTAATAATTATTCTCTTGCTAAGATAAAAGAATTGGATGAGTTGGTAGAAGATATAATTTCTGAAAGTTTAACGGAGGAGGCTTTAGATATTTGTGGTAAGCACTTAAAGGATGTCAAGAAGAGTATTGCTGGTCTTTATGTTTCGGGTATGCTTATATATAGCAGGAGGCCCCTTAATGATATGAGCTTGCTTACAGTTGTGGATTTGTTTTCTCAAAATCTTAAGTGGACTCTTGTTGAGCATATATGTAATAAGATGCTTTTAATTTCTGAGAATAAACATGCTCTTTATACTCTTGCAAAGATATATGCTCAAAATAATGAAAATAATGATAAACTTCCAGATATCTGGATGCGCATTGTTGAGGCTGATGCTGATGACACTACTTTTGTAAGACAACTTGCTTCTCATTATGAAAATATTGATTTACAGAAGTCTATATATTTTTTTAGGAAAGCTATTTATCGTTTTATTGAAAAAAAGCAGATGTCAGGTGTTAGAGAGATATGGGCGAAGCTAACTCGATATGTATCTGACGATTTTGATTCTTTTCTTCTTATACTGGCAAAGGTTGAAAAGGAACTTGGCTTTAAAAAGGTTGTAGTTCTTTATGAAGACTTATATGAGCATTATTCTGCAAGTGGGAATGTGGATGAAACGATAGAGATTTTAAAAGGGATTTTAAAGCTTGACAATAAAAACCAGAAGGCAAGAGAAAATTTAGTTATTTTTTTAAGGGAGAAGTATAAGGAAGTTAAAAATATTGAAGAGTATCTTGAGAAATCCGATATTGAAAACCTTGATAAGAATTTTGTTGATGTCTACTCGGATTTTGAAAAATATTTATTCTTTGCTAGGGGTAATTTTGTATATCATCAAACTTGGTCTGTTGGAATAGTTAAGGACGTAAATGATCAGGGTATTGTGGTGGATTTTTTGTCCAAGAGGGGGCATTTTATTAGTTTTGATATGGCTATGTCTGCGTTGGCTCCTCTTGAAAAAGAAGATATAAGAGTTTTAAAGGCTACTAGGCCGAAAGAGGAACTTATAGAAAATATTAAAAGGGATGTTGAATGGGCATTGAGGATAATTATTAAGAGCTATAAGTCAATCGATCTTAAGGGAATTAAAAAGGAGCTTGTTCCAAGTTTAATGACTCAAAATGTCTGGAATGCTTGGAGTATTAAAGCGAAGCAAATTTTAAAGGATAATCCTCATTTTGTGATGGCGTCCGGGAAGATTGATCATTATGTATACAATGAAAGGGCTTCTAATTTCAATGAAAAAGTTTACGACAAGTTTAAAGTGGAGAAAGATTTTTATAAGAGATATGAAATTTTTATGAACTATTGTAATGTTAGTGGTGTTGTCAGGAATTCGCATGTTGCGGAGGAAATGCTTAATTATTTTTTAATTTATGTGAATAATTTTACAAAAGTTGATCATTATGTTATAAGTTCTTATGTAATACTTAAATCTTTAAAAAATTCTGAAAGTGAACTTGCTTCGAAGATTAATATGGAGAAGGATATCAATTTGGAGGTTCTTTTAAGGGAATACTCTAGGGATGTTGTTGATCTTTTTGATTCGATTTTGAATGCAGAAATCAAAAGGGAATTGACTTCTCTCGTTAAGGAAGAATTGTCTAATTGGGTTGTTTATTATAAGAAGCTTTTTCCTCACGTTGTTAACAAAAAGCTGATCGATGCCCTTTACAGGGAAGATGTAGGAGAGACAGAGCAACTTTTCAATTATATCGTAAAAAATTATAAGGTATATAAAGACGCATATATTTGGCTTTTAAAGCATCATAGTTCTTATTCACTTAATTTGGAATATGCTGACTCAGAGCTGTTGGTAAATTTAATCAAGATCTTAGCTGACAGTGTTATCAAGATTAACAATAAAAGCAATTCTGTTGCTAATAAGAGAACTTATAAGATGGTTATTAATCTTTTGATTAAAGATAGATATCTTAACACAGTTTTAAGTGAAATCATGGATGAGGAACTTGCCAAGAGGTTGTATATGACTTGTTTTTATATAAAAGATTTTCCACCAAAGGACCTCTTAGCTATTAAGACTGCGATAAGAGCTGTATTTGATGATATTGAATTTGAGGATGAGAAAATTCAAGTCTCAGGAGATAAAACCGAAGTAGGGTTTTTAACTATTTTGAGCTCTTTGAATAGAAAGCAGAAAGAGTTGCAACATTTAAAGGATGTGGAGATTCCGGAAAATTCGAAAGAGATTGGTAAGGCGCGTGAACTTGGTGATTTGAAGGAAAATGCGGAGTATCACTCTGCAAAGGAGAGGCAGCAGTTTTTAACAAAAAAATTGAATTCTCTTATGTTAGAGATAGAAGTAGCTAAAGTTATTGATATTAAAGAGCTTCAAAGTAATGTTGTTGGGTTTGGAACAAGGGTTACTATCCTTAATAAGGACACAGGACAGGAAGAATCTTACCTAATATTTGGACCTTGGGAGTCAAAGCCTGATGAGGGTATTATCTCTTATAAGTCTCCTTTTGGAGAAAATTTGCTGGATGCTAAGGAAGGCGATGATCTTGATTTTGTGATAAATGATGTTCGTTTTAGGTATTGCGTTAAAAAAATAGAGGCTGCTAGGATAAATTAA
- a CDS encoding tetratricopeptide repeat protein produces the protein MSSEKITELTKEIYLNFRKGDFRTALVKSEEAHSLDFDNVEVLTALKSSVYWNGQVESLDRIGKEYERAEFLIREWNNFARRYLKKMDFDFIQGRNSIKYFVFQLCLGIYKNIYKLQPENLDVLTKIAKSYKGMGNYEKAITVFLQILGDAKENSDVVAELADSYALIDEIKEAKVLFREAFFINPQKIDIDALESEMILKLVETIKCDRNVSDTLIKEWIPVYGTLNGVFNIKRELRPIELGHLKQSVYSLRNELRAKSYRSINESVLLPRLINKYFWLIDHYVRIKEDRVRIDEILSYIKEIDIGVYQQYVN, from the coding sequence GTGTCATCGGAAAAAATCACGGAATTAACTAAGGAGATTTACTTAAACTTCAGGAAAGGTGACTTTAGGACAGCTTTGGTGAAATCGGAGGAAGCGCATTCTCTTGATTTTGATAATGTTGAAGTTTTAACTGCGCTTAAGAGTTCTGTGTATTGGAATGGCCAGGTTGAAAGCCTTGATAGAATAGGCAAAGAGTATGAGAGGGCTGAGTTTTTAATAAGGGAATGGAATAATTTTGCAAGAAGATATTTAAAGAAGATGGATTTTGATTTTATTCAAGGGCGTAATTCAATTAAATATTTTGTATTCCAATTGTGCTTAGGAATATACAAAAATATATACAAGTTGCAACCAGAAAACCTAGATGTTTTAACAAAGATTGCTAAGTCTTACAAGGGGATGGGTAATTATGAGAAGGCTATAACTGTTTTCTTACAGATATTGGGAGATGCTAAGGAAAATTCAGATGTGGTAGCCGAGCTTGCGGATTCTTATGCTCTTATTGATGAGATTAAGGAAGCTAAGGTATTGTTTAGAGAAGCTTTTTTTATTAATCCTCAAAAGATAGATATAGATGCCCTTGAATCTGAGATGATACTTAAATTGGTAGAAACTATCAAGTGTGATAGGAATGTATCCGACACTCTTATTAAGGAGTGGATACCTGTTTATGGGACGTTGAATGGCGTTTTTAATATAAAGAGAGAATTAAGGCCTATTGAACTTGGACATTTAAAACAGTCTGTTTATAGTTTGCGTAATGAGCTTAGGGCAAAATCTTATAGGTCAATAAACGAGAGCGTATTGCTTCCAAGGCTTATTAATAAGTATTTTTGGCTTATTGATCACTATGTGAGGATAAAAGAAGACCGGGTGCGAATTGATGAAATTTTATCTTATATTAAAGAGATAGATATAGGGGTGTATCAGCAATACGTGAATTAA
- a CDS encoding tetratricopeptide repeat protein: MKPNKIISNSIYYYNSQRYSEVVKLLEKEIFLYKNYYFYHYILGMAYLRMGNLTNAQTYLKKAYTLNPTDPDIKQSIAILLVAQGKEDMAIRIWLKMIEENQDTKRSELSLETIRRNPIQGTLFLNKRNMYDKLFPEIKAKRGETLSGSIKISAAVVGLVSLVSAIFLFTDSKEVFTPQSISKSKNKKNINNITAYIDDIKINNKEKIENDEGQFVFILTETEIKNSFQKIKTHLKENKDNFARIEINKILNSNASESIKLKAKNLASFISRPDFITFNDYLDLKKIKKTPLIYSNAYVKWEGIVNNIEKRDSIVYFDFYVGYNKSALEGIITAKTTFDIDIDSKDSVEILGQIDYTKNKLTLNAITIRTIEKSKS, encoded by the coding sequence ATGAAGCCTAATAAGATTATTAGTAACTCCATTTACTATTACAACTCTCAAAGATATTCCGAGGTAGTCAAGCTTTTAGAAAAGGAAATTTTTTTGTATAAAAATTACTACTTCTATCATTACATTTTAGGGATGGCTTACCTTAGAATGGGCAATTTAACAAACGCTCAAACATATCTAAAGAAAGCCTACACATTAAACCCAACAGACCCGGATATCAAGCAATCAATTGCAATACTATTAGTAGCCCAAGGCAAGGAAGATATGGCCATACGGATATGGCTTAAAATGATAGAAGAAAATCAAGACACAAAACGCTCAGAACTTTCTTTAGAAACTATCCGAAGAAATCCAATTCAGGGAACTCTATTTTTAAACAAAAGAAACATGTATGATAAATTGTTTCCAGAAATCAAAGCTAAAAGAGGGGAAACCTTATCCGGGTCAATTAAAATATCGGCAGCGGTGGTGGGGCTTGTTTCCCTAGTGTCAGCAATATTCTTATTTACAGATTCTAAAGAAGTGTTCACGCCGCAATCTATCTCAAAATCAAAAAATAAAAAAAATATCAATAACATAACAGCATACATTGATGACATTAAAATAAATAACAAAGAGAAGATCGAAAACGATGAAGGACAATTTGTATTCATATTAACCGAAACTGAAATCAAAAATTCATTTCAAAAAATAAAAACTCACCTAAAGGAAAATAAAGATAACTTCGCAAGAATTGAAATAAACAAAATACTAAACTCAAACGCATCAGAATCAATTAAACTTAAAGCTAAGAATCTCGCTAGTTTTATATCACGACCAGATTTTATTACATTTAATGACTACTTGGATTTAAAAAAAATTAAAAAAACTCCATTAATTTATTCAAATGCATATGTAAAATGGGAAGGGATTGTAAATAATATTGAGAAGAGAGATAGCATAGTTTATTTTGATTTTTACGTAGGATACAACAAGAGCGCCCTTGAGGGTATTATCACAGCAAAAACAACTTTTGACATTGATATCGACTCTAAAGACTCAGTTGAAATACTTGGGCAAATAGACTACACCAAAAACAAACTTACCCTAAATGCAATTACAATTCGAACAATAGAGAAATCAAAAAGCTAA
- the hisS gene encoding histidine--tRNA ligase gives MNVRTLKGFRDYLPKEALIRTHVVKQIYSVLMSYNFDLIDTPILEYSEFLFMKGGDEVEKQAYRFKDNGGRDVAMRFDLTVPFARFIATNRAKIKFPFKRFQIGKVFRGENTQRGRYREFMQFDFDMIGEDTFQSDAEILSIVYCGLEEVFLNFIEGIHRKFIIHFSHVGILHSYVKMLGLTDKSVFILRNVDKLDKIGVENVKKNLLTELSEEHVDLILKFINLQGTFWNKLETLKNILGDNDAIKRLGDVFVHLSSLGIQDAFNLNLKIVRGLDYYTGVVFEAEISGIDMGSICSGGRYDNLVSSFSNSLQKVSGVGGSFGVDRIKDVIDNEKFSYIKLFVTKASSRVLIVNIDSGLEAYYYKLADRFRRHDYSKSNNIACEVYPKNKDGKNIKEQIEYALNKDIRFLVFVGQEEYREDKIRVRDLTKKEELLLSFSEAIKVIKGNDKFLCTPF, from the coding sequence GTGAACGTTAGGACTTTAAAAGGCTTTAGAGATTATTTACCCAAGGAAGCGTTAATTCGTACCCATGTGGTAAAGCAAATATATAGTGTTCTTATGTCATATAATTTTGATTTAATAGACACTCCCATACTTGAATATTCCGAGTTTCTTTTCATGAAAGGTGGAGATGAAGTAGAGAAGCAAGCTTATAGATTTAAGGATAATGGCGGTAGAGATGTTGCTATGCGTTTTGATCTGACGGTTCCTTTCGCAAGGTTTATTGCCACCAATAGAGCTAAAATTAAATTTCCTTTTAAAAGATTTCAGATAGGAAAGGTGTTCAGAGGTGAAAATACTCAAAGGGGAAGATATAGAGAATTTATGCAATTTGATTTTGACATGATAGGTGAGGATACTTTTCAAAGTGATGCTGAAATTTTATCTATTGTTTATTGTGGCCTTGAGGAGGTTTTTTTAAATTTTATAGAAGGTATTCATAGAAAGTTTATTATACATTTCTCTCATGTTGGAATATTGCATTCTTATGTAAAGATGTTAGGGCTGACTGATAAGAGTGTTTTTATTTTAAGAAATGTAGACAAATTAGATAAAATTGGAGTTGAGAACGTTAAGAAAAATCTGCTTACAGAGCTAAGTGAAGAACATGTTGATTTGATATTGAAATTTATAAATTTACAAGGAACTTTTTGGAATAAATTGGAGACTCTGAAAAATATTTTAGGGGATAATGATGCTATTAAAAGACTTGGGGATGTTTTTGTGCATTTGAGTTCGCTGGGGATTCAAGATGCTTTTAATTTAAATCTTAAGATAGTACGTGGGCTTGATTATTATACTGGGGTTGTATTTGAAGCGGAGATATCAGGAATTGATATGGGTAGTATTTGTAGTGGAGGAAGATACGATAATTTAGTGTCGTCATTTTCTAATTCTTTGCAAAAAGTTTCAGGAGTTGGAGGATCCTTCGGGGTTGATAGAATCAAAGATGTGATAGACAATGAGAAATTTAGTTATATTAAATTGTTTGTTACTAAAGCCAGTTCTAGAGTATTGATTGTTAATATAGACAGTGGGCTTGAAGCTTATTATTATAAACTTGCAGATAGATTTAGGAGGCATGATTATTCTAAGTCGAACAATATTGCTTGCGAGGTATATCCAAAGAACAAAGATGGTAAAAATATTAAGGAGCAAATTGAATATGCCCTTAATAAGGATATAAGATTTTTGGTTTTTGTTGGGCAAGAGGAATATAGAGAAGATAAGATAAGGGTGAGAGATTTAACTAAAAAGGAAGAGTTGTTATTATCTTTCAGTGAGGCCATAAAAGTTATTAAGGGGAATGATAAGTTTTTATGTACACCTTTTTAA
- a CDS encoding penicillin-binding protein translates to MHKNFTNKLRLNIVLMVFLIITLLSIYKYFVLMSFKNTIYFPNNIDFTSKRGNIYDRNGKVMAFSSQSYSVGTDTNKIKDIVNMSETLGAILKIEPEMLKKELSEKKGFIYIKRKVPREESDLIKRIQSEGRLKEITLYPNHTRIYPFRGLASNITGFVGTDNIGLNGIELSLNSTLNQDLTKQQSINEHLTTNNIYLTIDIDLQRSVNQITKKYFKENNPESMLAIIMDAKNGDILSMLQFPQYDANYYSKYPKDIWNNFATSLTYEPGSINKIFTVAIILDSGRLNLNEKFLDNGIYQKKFKSGEIITIKTLNPPYDYIDSSGILIHSSNVGIAHITDKVSNEYFYAKLLDFGFGEKVGFPFPGETKGLLKHHSKWSGRSKPTIGFGQEIGVSAIQILQAASVLSNNGIMIKPKIIKKISNEMENTIQEFQKEEIRKVISSSTAQGVLKMMREVVNKGGIPKLKIKNINISAKSGTSQVIDKATGKYSEEDYTSSILVIYPTEDPQYIIYIVYRYPKKIIYGTRIAAPMAKEIIELIEYRTNIDKYNKIKLPSKINLPKPAIEHDKAKHIPNLTGISKRDLMKILKTYTNTKIKIEGNGFVYKQSPPPNTKIKDIDTLEINLR, encoded by the coding sequence ATGCATAAAAATTTCACCAATAAGTTGAGATTAAATATAGTTCTTATGGTCTTCTTAATAATCACATTATTATCGATTTACAAGTACTTTGTTCTGATGTCTTTTAAAAATACAATCTATTTCCCTAATAATATAGACTTTACTTCAAAAAGAGGAAACATCTATGATAGAAATGGCAAAGTAATGGCTTTCTCCTCACAATCATATTCGGTTGGTACAGATACAAATAAAATAAAAGATATTGTAAATATGTCAGAAACCCTTGGAGCAATTCTTAAGATTGAACCCGAAATGCTTAAGAAAGAATTATCAGAGAAAAAAGGCTTCATATACATAAAAAGAAAAGTTCCAAGAGAAGAATCTGATTTGATTAAAAGAATTCAATCAGAGGGAAGATTAAAAGAAATCACTCTTTATCCTAATCATACAAGAATTTATCCTTTCAGAGGTCTAGCAAGTAACATTACAGGATTTGTAGGTACTGACAATATTGGGCTTAACGGGATTGAATTATCTTTAAATAGCACACTAAATCAAGACCTAACCAAACAACAATCCATAAACGAACACCTGACTACAAACAACATATACCTAACAATAGACATAGACCTACAAAGGAGTGTAAATCAAATAACTAAGAAATACTTTAAAGAAAATAATCCTGAAAGTATGCTTGCTATTATAATGGACGCCAAGAACGGAGATATTCTGTCCATGCTTCAATTTCCACAATATGATGCTAACTATTATTCAAAATACCCCAAAGATATATGGAATAATTTTGCCACTTCCTTGACTTATGAACCTGGCAGTATTAACAAGATTTTCACAGTTGCAATTATATTGGACAGTGGTCGCCTAAATCTAAATGAAAAATTTTTAGATAACGGCATATATCAAAAAAAATTTAAATCTGGAGAAATAATTACAATAAAAACCTTAAATCCTCCTTATGATTACATTGATTCTAGTGGGATTTTAATCCATTCATCGAATGTGGGAATAGCCCACATTACAGATAAAGTAAGTAATGAGTATTTTTATGCAAAACTCCTTGATTTCGGTTTTGGAGAGAAAGTCGGATTCCCTTTTCCTGGAGAGACAAAAGGACTGCTAAAGCATCACTCCAAATGGTCAGGAAGAAGTAAACCCACAATCGGATTCGGACAAGAAATAGGAGTATCAGCCATTCAAATTCTGCAAGCTGCTAGCGTACTAAGCAACAACGGAATTATGATAAAGCCAAAGATCATAAAAAAAATCAGTAATGAAATGGAAAATACAATTCAAGAATTTCAAAAAGAAGAAATCAGAAAAGTAATATCTAGCAGTACAGCACAAGGAGTTTTAAAAATGATGAGAGAAGTTGTAAACAAGGGCGGGATACCAAAACTTAAGATAAAAAATATAAATATCTCAGCAAAAAGCGGAACCTCACAAGTCATTGACAAAGCCACAGGGAAATATTCAGAAGAAGACTATACATCATCGATATTAGTCATATATCCCACAGAAGACCCACAATACATCATATACATTGTATACAGATACCCTAAAAAAATAATATACGGAACAAGAATCGCCGCCCCAATGGCAAAAGAAATAATAGAACTAATTGAGTATCGCACTAATATAGACAAATACAACAAAATCAAACTACCCTCAAAAATTAACCTGCCAAAGCCCGCAATAGAACATGATAAGGCAAAACACATACCAAATCTCACAGGAATTTCTAAAAGGGACTTAATGAAAATATTGAAAACTTACACGAACACAAAAATAAAGATAGAAGGAAACGGATTTGTATACAAGCAATCCCCCCCCCCTAACACAAAAATAAAAGACATAGACACCCTTGAAATAAACCTCAGGTAA
- a CDS encoding AMP-binding protein: MSIVRSFFEVAGRRDDGVAQVCRSGKGYLRVTYKDLRDDVLRFASFLKGVGLGYRDKVFICSENRSEWTVIDFAILSLGAVDVPKGADVTLLEAEAIINSVVPSIVIVENLNLLNLISQVKFQIKPIIIVIDDLSDRDREKFNDFKIYSYRECVSIGDRERRDDEIIKALNGVNGHDVATIIYTSGTTGSPKGVVLSHSNLLYQVSSFGRMANTSEGQIFMCILPIWHSFQRSFSYNIFLKGMVCLFSSIVPRNMLDDIKSINPHYIAAVPRLWIAIRQNIYKEVAKKSFLARLLFKFFVGVACLNDVFYRITRGLYPDNGFDLLMPVKKVVGVLGLVTLFPLRALGDLVIFNKIRRVLGNNFVVGITGGGSMALSVVRFFNSIGIELANAYGLTEAAPGVASNEQGRTILGTCGRILPGTIAEIRDEDGNKLKKPGKGVLFVKGPQVMLGYYQDETATRQVIGSDGFLNTGDIVKLSKDDVVQVVGREKDTIVLNNGENIEPAPIEVKLEESLLIEKAVVVGQDQKFLGALILPNFEEINKYLENMGQKILDLDNRRQIIANNVVLKAINDEIRKLINRANGFKPFEQILKFTLLEKPFEVGKEMSIKMDIKRNYILSFYRNEIKNLFS, translated from the coding sequence ATGTCAATAGTAAGGTCATTTTTTGAGGTTGCCGGTAGGCGTGATGATGGGGTCGCTCAAGTATGTAGGAGTGGCAAGGGTTATTTGAGGGTTACTTACAAAGATTTAAGAGATGATGTTTTAAGATTTGCTTCGTTTTTGAAGGGGGTGGGTCTAGGTTATCGGGATAAGGTGTTTATTTGTTCCGAAAATAGGAGCGAGTGGACCGTTATAGATTTTGCAATTTTGTCTTTGGGTGCTGTTGATGTGCCTAAGGGGGCTGATGTCACTCTTCTTGAAGCAGAGGCGATTATTAATTCTGTTGTTCCTAGCATAGTAATAGTTGAAAATCTAAATTTGCTTAATTTGATTTCTCAGGTTAAATTTCAAATAAAGCCCATTATTATTGTCATTGATGATTTATCGGATAGGGATAGGGAAAAATTTAATGACTTTAAGATCTACTCTTACAGAGAGTGTGTCTCGATTGGGGATAGAGAGAGGAGAGATGATGAGATTATTAAGGCTTTAAACGGTGTTAATGGCCACGATGTGGCCACTATAATATACACTTCTGGTACTACGGGAAGTCCTAAAGGGGTGGTGCTTTCGCATTCTAATCTTCTTTATCAGGTGTCCAGCTTTGGTCGGATGGCTAATACTAGCGAAGGTCAGATATTTATGTGTATCTTGCCGATTTGGCATTCGTTTCAGAGGTCATTTTCTTACAATATTTTTCTTAAGGGTATGGTTTGTTTATTTTCAAGTATTGTGCCAAGAAATATGCTTGATGATATTAAAAGTATTAACCCTCATTATATTGCTGCTGTGCCTAGGCTTTGGATTGCTATAAGGCAAAATATTTACAAAGAGGTGGCAAAGAAGTCATTCTTAGCTAGGTTGTTGTTTAAGTTTTTTGTTGGTGTTGCCTGTTTGAATGATGTTTTTTATCGGATAACTAGGGGGCTATATCCTGATAATGGATTTGATTTGTTAATGCCTGTAAAAAAGGTGGTGGGGGTGTTGGGTTTAGTTACATTGTTTCCTCTTAGGGCTTTGGGTGATTTAGTGATATTTAATAAAATAAGGAGAGTTTTAGGCAACAATTTTGTTGTAGGTATTACCGGTGGTGGCAGTATGGCTTTGTCTGTTGTCAGATTTTTTAATTCAATTGGGATTGAGCTTGCTAATGCTTATGGCTTAACGGAGGCAGCTCCTGGTGTTGCTTCTAATGAACAGGGAAGGACGATACTTGGAACTTGTGGTAGGATACTACCTGGGACTATTGCTGAGATTAGAGATGAGGATGGTAATAAGCTTAAGAAACCTGGGAAGGGTGTTTTGTTTGTTAAGGGACCTCAGGTCATGCTTGGGTATTACCAAGATGAGACGGCTACAAGGCAGGTTATTGGGTCTGATGGATTTTTAAATACGGGGGATATTGTTAAGTTATCGAAGGATGATGTTGTTCAGGTTGTTGGGAGAGAAAAGGACACTATTGTTCTAAATAATGGGGAGAATATTGAACCTGCGCCCATTGAAGTCAAGCTTGAAGAGTCTTTATTAATAGAAAAGGCTGTTGTGGTCGGGCAGGATCAAAAATTCTTGGGAGCATTAATTCTTCCTAATTTTGAAGAGATAAATAAGTATTTAGAAAACATGGGACAGAAGATTCTTGATCTTGATAATAGACGTCAGATTATTGCTAATAATGTAGTTCTCAAGGCTATTAACGACGAGATAAGAAAACTTATCAACAGAGCCAATGGGTTTAAGCCCTTTGAGCAGATATTAAAATTTACTCTTTTGGAAAAGCCGTTTGAGGTGGGAAAGGAGATGTCAATCAAGATGGATATTAAGCGCAACTATATTTTAAGTTTTTATAGAAATGAAATAAAGAATTTGTTTTCTTAA
- a CDS encoding PG0541 family transporter-associated protein codes for MYRVEIISNLSLEHDLHERINGMEKELGESIYYSKIYNVHGKGRKGEKQANGVWPEENFILIVYTGDLIVMEGLKNIVEVLDKEYPTEGIRFFVMGV; via the coding sequence ATGTATAGAGTAGAAATAATTTCTAACTTATCTTTAGAACACGATCTTCATGAGCGTATTAATGGGATGGAAAAAGAGTTAGGTGAGTCTATATATTACTCAAAGATATATAATGTTCACGGGAAAGGAAGAAAGGGCGAAAAACAGGCTAATGGAGTTTGGCCTGAAGAAAATTTTATTCTTATAGTCTATACTGGTGATTTAATTGTTATGGAAGGGTTAAAAAATATTGTGGAAGTTTTGGATAAGGAATATCCTACAGAGGGAATTAGATTTTTTGTTATGGGTGTTTGA